In the genome of Bacillota bacterium, the window ACCCCCTGTACCGCACGGTGGGCATCGGAACCCGCGTCTTCCTGGGCGGGGGCCAGGGCTACGTGGCCTGGGAAGGCACGCAGCACAACCCAGGGCAGGCCCGGGACGACGCGGGGGTACCCCTAGGCCCTTCAGGCACGCTCAGCCTGATAGGGGACCTCAAGGGGATGAACACGGGGTTCCTCAGAGCCTGCGTCTTCGAGGCCTACGGGGTTAGCCTTTTCGTCGGGATAGGGGTTGCCGTGCCAGTCTTGGACTCGGACCTTGCCTCTTCCCTGGCAATAAGAGACCACCAGATCTTCACTTCTGTCTTCGACTACTCGGTGCCCAGCCGTTCAAGGCCGGCCCTGAGGCGGGTAAGTTACGCCGAGCTCAGGAGCGGGCGAGTAGAGCTGGAAGGGAAGACGGTCAGGACCGCACCCCTCTCCAGCTACCACAAGGCCCGCCAGATCACCGGTGCTCTCAAGGACTGGATCCTCCAGGGGAGGTTCTTCCTCAGCGAGCCCGTGGCCAATCTCCCGCTGGAAGGCACTGTCAAGGCACTTGACCCCAAGGAGGTGTCCTAGATGTCCAAGACCAGGATCATCCTGGATTTCCAGGCAGATTCCACAGAGAAGCCCATCACCTGTCAACTGGTGAGGGACTATGGCCTATCCGTGAACATACTGAGGGCAAAGATAGAGCCCGACCAGGCAGGCCGTCTCCTCATGGAGGTTGAGGCCCCACGGGACGCCCTGGAGAAGGCCTTGGATTTCCTGGCCGAGGAGGGTATCGGGGTAAGGTTTATGGAAAAGGAGTTACGGGTGGATAAGGAGGCCTGCGTCAACTGCGGTGCCTGCACCGCCGTCTGTGGGTCTGGCGCGCTGGTCATAGGGGCCCCGGAGTGGGAGCTTGTCTTCAACGCTGAGCGTTGCGTGGCCTGCGAGCTCTGTGTTGAGGCCTGCCCTGTCAGGGTCATATCCGTCAACTTCTAGGAGGGCCTCATGCAGCCCAGGACCTATCGCAGGGCAATGCTCCCGGTGGATCTGGTGAGCTTTCAGGTCCGCCACAGAGAGACCGACCTGTGGTGCGCGGTGGACAGGGAGGGCTTCACGCTCCAGACCGCACCCTCGGCACTGGCCGCAGTGCTCTCCCTGTGGCGTGACCTTGAGGATTACATAGCCCGGCACCAGGAGTTCCATTCCTCCCTGGTGCCGGTGGCGGTGCTCCCGGGTGCCCCGGGCGTTGTGGTTGACATGGCCAGGGCAGCCCGGGAGGCCGGGGTCGGCCCAATGGCCGCGGTGGCCGGGGCTGTCGCGGAGGCGGTGGGCCGTCACCTAGCCCAGTCCTGCTCCGAGGTGGTAGTGGAGAACGGGGGCGACGTGTTCCTGCTCTCTCGCAAGCCCCGGGTGATCGCGCTCCACGCTGGGGTGTCCCCCCTTTCCGGCCGGGTGGGCCTGGAGGTGCGGGCCCCAGGCGGGCTAGGGGTATGCTCCTCCTCGGGCACCGTGGGCCATTCCCTGAGTTTTGGCAGGGCTGATTGCGTCATGGTGATGTCACACTGGACAGCCCTGGCTGATGCCTACGCCACTGCCCTGGGAAACCGGGTCAAGGGACAAGAGGACATCGACGCTGCACTTGACCTGGCCTCCAGGTGTGGAGGTATCCAGGGTGTTGTGCTGGTGGCAGGGGGGCGTGTAGGGGCGTGGGGGGACGTCGTCCTCAGGCCCGTATCCCCGGGCCTGGGTGACGTGGTGGCTGGCGGCCCCCAAGGCCACCAGGATGAATGAAATATTTCCCCGTGGGAGGAAGAGTCGCTTTCTTGTCGAACCCATTGATGTTGCGTGTCACGGGTGGGCCGCCACAGGGCCTTCCTGGTGCCCGGTTAATGAAAGCTCCTATCGGGGCCAAGGGCTAGAGGTGAGGGTTTCGCATGGAAGGTGCAGCAGGGGAAGCCGTTATCTCCATACTACCTGTTCTCGCTACTTTTTTGCCCATCATTTCCGCGGTGCCCATCTACTTCGCCGGGCGGTACGGGGGACAATTCACAGAACGCCTTGCACTAGGGGCCTCGGCCCTCACAGTGGCGCTGGTGGCGCTTATGTACCCTCCCATATCTCAAGGTGCGGCTGTCATATCCGGGCGGGGCTTCTTCGCCTTCCCTGGGGCCTTCTCCTTCTACGTTGACACCCTCGGCTTTTTCATGGCTCTCCTTTTCAGCTTCATATGGCTGGTAGTCACCATCTACACACCGGGCTACATGGCCCACGGCCACAACAAGAGCCGGTTCTACGCCTTCCACATGGTGGTACTGGGCGGCTGCTTAGGGACCGTCCTGGCCGGGGACCTCCTGGGGCTCTTCCTCTTCTTCGAACTCATGTCAGTGCTGTCCTATGTCCTCATAATCCACGAGGAGACCCCCGAGGCCATGGCCGGAGGCGCCAAGTACCTCTACATGACCATCGCAGGTGGGCTGGGTCTGTTCCTTGGTGTCATCATCACCTACCACCTTGCAGGAACGGGCTCTCTGCACGCAGGCCCCCTGGTAAATGCCCCGGGCCGCCTGGCAACCCTAGGCTTTATGGGTTTCCTGGTGGGGTTCGGGATGAAGGCCGGTATGTTCCCTCTCCACGTGTGGCTGCCTGATGCCCACCCTGTCGCGCCCGCGCCTGCGAGCGCTCTCCTTTCCGGGATCATGATCAAGACAGGCGCCTATGGCCTGATCCGAGTGTACTTCGGGGTGTTCGGTGCCAGTTTCGCCTACCAGATGCGCTGGAATGACATCCTGCTGGTAATCGCCGCCATAACGATGCTCCTGGGTTCCGCTGCTGCGCTGAGGCAGGACGAGCTCAAGAGACGGCTGGCCTACTCCAGCATAGCCCAGATCGGTTACGTCCTCACAGGGATCGCGCTTCTTGGTGAGAGAGCCCTGGTTGGTGCCTTGTACCATGTCTTCACTCATGCGTTTATGAAGGGCTGTCTTTTTCTTGTGGCCGGTGCTATTATACACGAGACGGGGAAGAAGATGGTCTCCCAGATGGACGGGATAGGCAGGCAAATGCCCGTGAGCATGGGCTGCTTCACCCTGGCAGCCGCCAGCATGGTGGGGATCCCACCCTTGAACGGCTTCCTTTCCAAGTGGAACCTGGCCCTGGGTGCCCTGGATGCCTCACAGCCCTTAGTCGTGGGACTCCTGGTGCTCAGCAGCATGCTCAACGCCGCCTACTACTTCCCCATCGTGGTGGCCGCGTTCTTCAAGGGGGAGCATCCTGGCTGCAAGGCTCACGAGGCTCCCCGCTCTATGCTGGTTCCCATGGCAATTCTGGCGGTAGGGTGTGTGATTTTCGCCGTGTTGCCCTTCAACTGGCCCCTGGAACTGGCTAGGGCTGCGGTTCGCCAGGTACTCCCTTAGGGCTGCCGGGAGGGGGGAGAGACGATGGCAGCAGGTTACAGCGAAATTGTTGCGCTCCATAGCTCATTGCCCCTGTGGGTTGTCATAGTCCCCCTGCTGGGTTCCTTTGCTGTGTACGCCGCGTCCCGGTGTTCCGAGGGCCTCCGGGACCTCACCGCCCTGGCGATCACCACCGCCACGGCGGCCCTTGCTGTGTTCCTCCTGAGCATGACGCTGCACGCGCCAGTGGTCCTGGAGATAGGGGGGGTCATGGGCAAGGGGCTCACCTTCCGGGTAGACGCATTCGGGGGCCTCATGGCGGCACTGTCATCCGTGGTCTGGCTGCTGGCCACTGCCTTCTCCACCAAGTATATGGGGCACGAGCATGCCAGGGACCGCTACTACTTCTTCTTGGTACTCACGCTCTCAGGCTGTGTTGGAACCTTCATGGCTGGGGACTTCTTCACCCTCTTCGCCTTCTTTGAGCTGATGACGGTGGCCTCCTACGTCCTGGTGGTCCACACCGAGACGCCCGAGGCCGTGGCCGCGGGGTCCCTCTACATGTACATGGGGATCTTCGGCGGTCTCTGCCTTCTATCCGGCATATTCCTTATGGAGGACGCTGCCGGTACCGTTGCCATGAAGCCCCTCCTGGACTACCTGGGCCATTCGAATGCCCTCATAGGGGCCCTCCTCATCACTGGCTTCGGTGTGAAGGCCGGTATGGTGCCACTGCACATCTGGCTCCCCAAGGCACACCCGGTGGCACCCTCCCCTGCCAGCGCACTGCTTTCCGGGATCATGATAAAGACGGGGGCCTACGGCGTCATCCGCACCGTGAGCCTGATCATGACCCCCGGGCCCGAGGGCCTTTGGCACGTCATGGAATCCTACGGCTATCTGGTAATATGGATAGGGATCGCCACCATGTTCCTGGCGGCCTTCATGGCACTGTTCCAGACCAACGCTAAGAGGATCCTGGCCTACAGCAGCGTCTCCCAGATGGGCTACATCCTCATGGGGGTAGGCGCCGCCGCGTACCTGGGCATTGAGGGCGCCATGGGCTTCGCTGGGGCCTCGTACCACATAATGAACCACGCCATGTTTAAGGCGGCCATGTTCATGCTCGTGGGCGCCATATATCTTAGGACCCATACCCTGGACATCCGGGAGATGGGGGGACTTGGCCGGGATATGCCCTTCTTCGCCGCCTGTTTCGCTGTGGCAGTGGCGGGCATCACGGGCCTGCCCGGGTTCGGGGGATACGTCAGCAAGACCCTGCTCCACCATGCCATCGTTGAGGCCTTTGAGCACCATCACGACACAGCCCTCTACGTGGCAGAGAAACTGTTCATGCTCACCGGGGCAATGACGGTGTGCTACATCACGAAACTGTTCTACGGGCTCTTCCTGGGGCCGGGTTCAGGCTATCATCGCCATGTGGAGCGCGAGACCCCGCTGGAGAAGGCGGTCTTCGGGGCCTTCGCCCTGGGTGTGCTCCTGATGGGCCAGGCCTCCAACCCCGTACTCTCCAGACTAGTGGTGCCCATGTCCGAGGGGTTTCCCTACGACCATCACGGTATCGAGCACCTTGAGCACATATCCGTGTGGACCTGGTATGACCTCCAGGGGACCCTGGTCGTGATAGCCTTGGGTGTTGGGCTCTTCCTGGTGTTCAAGGCAAAGAGGGTGTTTGACTTCTGCCTCCCCAGGTCTCTGAGCGTCGAGTCCATAGTGTTCCGGCCGGTGGTGGGGATGTCCCTGGGGGCCTTCATCAAGACCGGGTGTGCCATCGACAACAGCGTGGAGAACATGGTGTACAGGCCTGTAATAGGCCTGACCCTCAGCTCCTTCGTGCGGCTGGGTAACATCGTGGACAGGTCAGTGGATGCCTTCTACGTGGGGACGGCCATGGCCCTGTGGAGGGCCTGCCTTGCCGTGGGACACTTTGACGGAGAGACCCTGACCAGCATTGGACGCCTCTTGATACTGGCCGCCCGTGCCATCCGGGACTTCGCCCAGGCCGCTGTAGCCAGGAACGTGAAGCTGGTGTGGGAAGAGGGCAACCTCCTTACAACCCGGGCCTCCCAGACTATGGCCAAGACCGACCTGGACCCCGAAGGGGACCGCTCCTACGCTGAGGTAAGCATACTGAACACGGACTTCTGCGGCATGGTCATAATGCTGTTCCTGGCCATCTTGTTAATCGCAGGCCTGGTAGGCCTGGCTCGCAGGTAGCGGGCGGACGGAGGGATGGGCTTGACGACACCTCTACCCCTTATAGCAGTGATCATACCCGTGGTGGGCGCGGCCCTGATCGGCCTGGTGATCAAGGGCGACAAGGCCCGCAACGCCATGGCCTTCCTCACATCTGCCTTGACCTTCTCCCTGGTGGCCTACATAGCGACAATGGCTTGGTCCGGACAGATCCTGGAGTTCCGGGTCTTCACTTTCGTCAGGGGGCACGACTTCTTCTTCCGGGTAGACGGTTTCTCCATGCTGTTTGCCGTCACGTCGTCCTTCCTCTGGAACCTTGCCACTGTCTACTCCATGGGCTACATGGCCCACGAGCACAACCGTCGCAACTACTTCACCTACTTCATCCTGTCCATGAGCCCCACCATGGGCCTGGCTTTCTCGGGGAACATGGTCACCATGTACCTGTTCCTCGAGTTCCTGGCCTTTGCCACCTATCCCCTGGTCATCCACCCCAGGACCAGGGAGGCATTGGATGCCGGCACCAAGTACATCATCTACTGCCTCTCCGGGGGGGCGCTCTTCCTCTTTGCCACCATCCTCCTGGCAGCGCTGGTGCCTAGCCTTGACTTCGCAAAGGGCGGGGTCCTGGCCCCGGCCGTTGATCGCTACCAGGTACTTATCAGCATCGCATTCTTCGGCGCCGTCATGGGCTCCGCTACCAAGGCTGCGGTGATACCACTTCACTCCTGGCTGCCCTCGGCCATGGTGGCCCCAACCCCCGTGAGCGCGCTCCTTCACGCCGTGGCAGTGGTCAAGGCCGGGCTATTCGGGGTGCTCAGGGTGATGTTCTCCGTGTACGGCCCGGACGTGCTCAGGGAGCTTGACCTCGGCTACTACCTGAGCTTCGTTATGATCTTCTCAATACTGGTGGCCTCCGTCCTGGCTCTGAAACAGACGGTCCTGAAGAGGCGGCTGGCCTACTCCACAATATCGCAGCTGGGCTTCATAACCCTGGGTGCCTCCCTGCTTTCCCCCGCGGGCGTCATGGGTGGCCTCCTTCACATCATGAACCACGCCCTCATGAAGATCACGCTGTTCTTCTGCGCTGGGGCCATCATCACCCTGACGGGCCGGGATAGGATCGCCCAGCTGCACGGCGCGGCGAAGAGGCTGCCCTTAACGATGGCTGCCTTTGCCATCGGAGGACTGG includes:
- a CDS encoding UPF0280 family protein, with the protein product MQPRTYRRAMLPVDLVSFQVRHRETDLWCAVDREGFTLQTAPSALAAVLSLWRDLEDYIARHQEFHSSLVPVAVLPGAPGVVVDMARAAREAGVGPMAAVAGAVAEAVGRHLAQSCSEVVVENGGDVFLLSRKPRVIALHAGVSPLSGRVGLEVRAPGGLGVCSSSGTVGHSLSFGRADCVMVMSHWTALADAYATALGNRVKGQEDIDAALDLASRCGGIQGVVLVAGGRVGAWGDVVLRPVSPGLGDVVAGGPQGHQDE
- a CDS encoding proton-conducting transporter membrane subunit; protein product: MAAGYSEIVALHSSLPLWVVIVPLLGSFAVYAASRCSEGLRDLTALAITTATAALAVFLLSMTLHAPVVLEIGGVMGKGLTFRVDAFGGLMAALSSVVWLLATAFSTKYMGHEHARDRYYFFLVLTLSGCVGTFMAGDFFTLFAFFELMTVASYVLVVHTETPEAVAAGSLYMYMGIFGGLCLLSGIFLMEDAAGTVAMKPLLDYLGHSNALIGALLITGFGVKAGMVPLHIWLPKAHPVAPSPASALLSGIMIKTGAYGVIRTVSLIMTPGPEGLWHVMESYGYLVIWIGIATMFLAAFMALFQTNAKRILAYSSVSQMGYILMGVGAAAYLGIEGAMGFAGASYHIMNHAMFKAAMFMLVGAIYLRTHTLDIREMGGLGRDMPFFAACFAVAVAGITGLPGFGGYVSKTLLHHAIVEAFEHHHDTALYVAEKLFMLTGAMTVCYITKLFYGLFLGPGSGYHRHVERETPLEKAVFGAFALGVLLMGQASNPVLSRLVVPMSEGFPYDHHGIEHLEHISVWTWYDLQGTLVVIALGVGLFLVFKAKRVFDFCLPRSLSVESIVFRPVVGMSLGAFIKTGCAIDNSVENMVYRPVIGLTLSSFVRLGNIVDRSVDAFYVGTAMALWRACLAVGHFDGETLTSIGRLLILAARAIRDFAQAAVARNVKLVWEEGNLLTTRASQTMAKTDLDPEGDRSYAEVSILNTDFCGMVIMLFLAILLIAGLVGLARR
- a CDS encoding NIL domain-containing protein; translated protein: MSKTRIILDFQADSTEKPITCQLVRDYGLSVNILRAKIEPDQAGRLLMEVEAPRDALEKALDFLAEEGIGVRFMEKELRVDKEACVNCGACTAVCGSGALVIGAPEWELVFNAERCVACELCVEACPVRVISVNF
- a CDS encoding proton-conducting transporter membrane subunit — encoded protein: MTTPLPLIAVIIPVVGAALIGLVIKGDKARNAMAFLTSALTFSLVAYIATMAWSGQILEFRVFTFVRGHDFFFRVDGFSMLFAVTSSFLWNLATVYSMGYMAHEHNRRNYFTYFILSMSPTMGLAFSGNMVTMYLFLEFLAFATYPLVIHPRTREALDAGTKYIIYCLSGGALFLFATILLAALVPSLDFAKGGVLAPAVDRYQVLISIAFFGAVMGSATKAAVIPLHSWLPSAMVAPTPVSALLHAVAVVKAGLFGVLRVMFSVYGPDVLRELDLGYYLSFVMIFSILVASVLALKQTVLKRRLAYSTISQLGFITLGASLLSPAGVMGGLLHIMNHALMKITLFFCAGAIITLTGRDRIAQLHGAAKRLPLTMAAFAIGGLGLVGILPICGYITKYYILTGCFQAERPAVALVMLASSLLNSMYYLPIVMTAFFKKGEFERPEGLEAPPSMLVPTLILAAMCLAVGLFAHRITIPIVEKAIQAIM
- a CDS encoding proton-conducting transporter membrane subunit, which encodes MEGAAGEAVISILPVLATFLPIISAVPIYFAGRYGGQFTERLALGASALTVALVALMYPPISQGAAVISGRGFFAFPGAFSFYVDTLGFFMALLFSFIWLVVTIYTPGYMAHGHNKSRFYAFHMVVLGGCLGTVLAGDLLGLFLFFELMSVLSYVLIIHEETPEAMAGGAKYLYMTIAGGLGLFLGVIITYHLAGTGSLHAGPLVNAPGRLATLGFMGFLVGFGMKAGMFPLHVWLPDAHPVAPAPASALLSGIMIKTGAYGLIRVYFGVFGASFAYQMRWNDILLVIAAITMLLGSAAALRQDELKRRLAYSSIAQIGYVLTGIALLGERALVGALYHVFTHAFMKGCLFLVAGAIIHETGKKMVSQMDGIGRQMPVSMGCFTLAAASMVGIPPLNGFLSKWNLALGALDASQPLVVGLLVLSSMLNAAYYFPIVVAAFFKGEHPGCKAHEAPRSMLVPMAILAVGCVIFAVLPFNWPLELARAAVRQVLP